Genomic DNA from Prunus persica cultivar Lovell chromosome G1, Prunus_persica_NCBIv2, whole genome shotgun sequence:
AGTAATTATAGATAGAAGTTgtcaaatttatggagagaagtttttttatatttgggaATCCAATAAATTTTCGTTTCCATGATGAATATAAAAGCAATTGTGCACATGGAAGTAGACAAATAGGATCTCTAGCATACTCAAAATGCGAAGAAAAGAGCAGGAAAGCAGAACCAAGCAACAAGCAAAGGATAGAATAAAAACAAGATAAACAATAGCAACCTGAAGAAAAAGCACAAACAAAGTGACGTTGCTGGAAAGAACACcgaataattttatttgagtgaTCTTACACCACCCAAGAATTTCTCTCGGATGAGAAAGAACTGCGGAACACAACTTGCATTGATTcgagtttcttttcttttctggcaaggaaaagaaagatacGAAAATGACAAAGTGGTTTTGGCCAACTATATTAATCGTTTGGTTTAGTTTATTGGCCACATTTCATACATATAGACCAAAACAGTTGAGAGAAGATTTCATCGATCAATCTGCAGACTAAATCTGAAGGTTTAGTTGTTGTTTTCGTTTTAGCGAAAGAGAGAGTAAGCAGTAGAGAGCATGGCTGAGGCAGTTGTTTCATTTGTGCTCCAAAATGTCAGAGTCTTCACCACTCAGGAAGCCAAGTTCTTGTCTGGAGTCAGCCATCAAGTTGAGGGTGCACAAACTGAGCTACTAGTGATGAAGGGATTCCAGAAAAATTTGGATGCAAGACGAGGAGAAGATCCAACTGTCCAGCTTTGGGTTGCCCAAATTAGAGATGCTGCTTATGATTTGGAAGACGTTATTGAAACGTATGGCTTGAAAGTGGTttccaagaagaaaagaggtGTGAAGAATGTTCTCAAAAGATTTGCCTGCATCTTCAAGGAAGGGGTCGATCTTCACAGGATTGGGAAAGAAATTGAGAATATCACTGCCAAAATTTCTAAGTTGAGGTCAAGTTTGGAGAAGTAtaacataaaagaaataataaggGACAGAGACAGTAGTGACGGTGAATCTTCCTCGCAATTGCATCAGAGGTTAAGGCAAAGTTATTCTCATGCTGTTGAATGTGATGTTGTTGGGTTAGAGTCCAACGTTGAAGAATTGGTTATGCATTTAGTGAAAGATGAAAATCGTCATCGAGTTGTATCTATTTGGGGTATGGGCGGTTTAGGGAAGACCACCCTTGCAAGAAAGGTTTATCATGACAAAAAAGTAAGGCAGCATTTTCATAGTTTTGCTTGGTTCTGTGTATCTCAACGGTATCAAGTAAGAAATGTTTGGGAGGGAATTTTAATTGAACTCATTTCCGCTACCAAGGAACAAAGACAAGAAGTTAAGGACATGAGAGATGATGAAATAGCAACGAAGCTTTTCCGTGTTTTACAAGAAATGAAATGTTTGGTGATCCTTGATGACATATGGAGAATCGAGACATGGAATCTTTTGAAGGCTGCATTTCCAAATGTGGAAACAGAGAGCACAATATTGCTTACTACACGCAATCAAGCAGTAGCCACGCTCCCAAATAGAAATGCTTTTCTCCACAAACTCCAGCCACtgaatgagaatgagagttGGAACCTACTTGAGAAGAAAGCAATATCTGAAAGGGCTGATATCGGTATTTTCTCACTCTTACTCTTTTCTATTCCAGGTTCTTACTTATATAGCAAACCACATAGAAACCATTACATTGCATATGACAcaacttataattttttaatatcgTCGAACAATGTAGCaatttttgcataaaaaatagaaaagaacaTGTAGCAATTTTATTAACTGCCTTACTTGGGTCACACATTTGTTAGGTACCAAGATGGGAATTTATCTTATGCAATTGCAAATAATAATGAGGACAATGCTAgacaattcaaaattttctccaCCTTCTCTTCAATCCAACGAAATGCCATACATATTTTGTGTTGGTCtagatttaatttttaaatttttgaatttggcaTGTATTAAAAAATCCAAACTTATAATAAGACAAAGGATATTAGTAAATTTGGGGATttcacaattttaatttttaatcattCGAGCAAAGGATACGCACGACAATTATgtatttgatatattttttttctttcttatttataaGATTTGGGAATGTtcacaaagaagagagaattaGGAATGAAGATGCTCCGACATTGTAAAGGTTTGCCATTAGCCATCATTGTGCTTGCCGGAGTTCTAGCCAGAAAAAACACTATTAGAGAATGGGAGAGAGTGTATGAGAATGTTCATGAATACATAAGTAGAGGCATAGGTCATGAAGAAGAATATGAAGGTGTATCACAAGTGTTGGCATTGAGTTATGATGACCTACCGTATTACTTAAAAccatgttttttatatttaggtCATTATCTTGAAGACTCTGAGTTTTTGGTGAGCAAATTGACTAAGTTATGGGTGGCAGAAGGTCTTATCTCCTTGAGAAAACAAAGACATGGTTTGGGGGAAACAATGGAGGATATAGCACGTGATTGTTTAAGTGAGTTGGTGGAAAGGTGTTTGGTTCAAGTGGGAACAAGTGGTTCAAGTGGGACAATTAAAGGTTGTCAAATCCATGATCTTGTACGAGATATGTGTTTGTTAAAGGCGAAAGAGGAAAGCTTTCTCCAGATTAACAATTCTTTGCAAGAAAATACTTCTTCTGTGGTAGCTGAGGCATCACAATTGGGGAAAATTCGAAGACTTGCAATTTACTTGGATGAGAAGACAGATAGGTTGGTTTCTTCAAGAGATGAAACAAACGGGCACGTAAGGTCTCTATTATACTTTTTGCCAGGAGGATgccaaaaagtgaaaaaggatTGCTATCTCCGTTGAAGGATTTCAAAGTGCTTAGAGTTTTGAAGGTTGAAGGTCTTTATAATGTAGAAGTAGAGTTGccaaatgaaattggaaatatgGTACACTTAAGGTTTCTAAGTGTGAAGgatagcaaaataaaaaagtttccACCATCCCTAGGTAATTTAGTATGCTTGCAAACTCTTGATTATCGTGTTCACTTTGTGATAAGGCATATGCTCATCCCAAATGTGATAATGAAGATGAAACAATTAAGACATTTATATTTACCCTTGGATTACAGAGCAAAGAGTAACCTAGAGCTGTCTACCCTTGGCCATCTACAGACCTTATATAGCCTTGCAATTGAGTATTGTGATTTGAAAGATGTTGGTAGATTAACCAATCTTAGAAAACTGAGACTAATATTGTCAAGTTCTTTGCAAAATCTGGAGGAAATCTTAAAATCTACAGGCAGCACGCTTAACCGTATCCGGACTTTATTTGTGGACAACAAATTTCATTATAGAGGTGCGAAGCAAGCTGTGCAAATAGTATCAAGCTGTCGGGGTATATATAAATTGGCGTTGGTAGGGCCAATCGCAGAATTACCGAAAGAGCTCCCCAACTATCCAAACCTCACCAAGTTAGAATTGTGTAGTTGTGGTCTCAAGGAGGACCAAATGGGAATACTAGAGAAACTGCCAAACGTAACAATTTTGAAGCTTATTGAAATAGCTTTCCTTGGGAATACAAAGATACTGGTTTTCTCCAAAGGAGGCTTTCCTTCTC
This window encodes:
- the LOC18792757 gene encoding putative disease resistance protein At1g50180, producing the protein MAEAVVSFVLQNVRVFTTQEAKFLSGVSHQVEGAQTELLVMKGFQKNLDARRGEDPTVQLWVAQIRDAAYDLEDVIETYGLKVVSKKKRGVKNVLKRFACIFKEGVDLHRIGKEIENITAKISKLRSSLEKYNIKEIIRDRDSSDGESSSQLHQRLRQSYSHAVECDVVGLESNVEELVMHLVKDENRHRVVSIWGMGGLGKTTLARKVYHDKKVRQHFHSFAWFCVSQRYQVRNVWEGILIELISATKEQRQEVKDMRDDEIATKLFRVLQEMKCLVILDDIWRIETWNLLKAAFPNVETESTILLTTRNQAVATLPNRNAFLHKLQPLNENESWNLLEKKAISERADIDLGMFTKKRELGMKMLRHCKGLPLAIIVLAGVLARKNTIREWERVYENVHEYISRGIGHEEEYEGVSQVLALSYDDLPYYLKPCFLYLGHYLEDSEFLVSKLTKLWVAEGLISLRKQRHGLGETMEDIARDCLSELVERCLVQVGTSGSSGTIKGCQIHDLVRDMCLLKAKEESFLQINNSLQENTSSVVAEASQLGKIRRLAIYLDEKTDRRMPKSEKGLLSPLKDFKVLRVLKVEGLYNVEVELPNEIGNMVHLRAKSNLELSTLGHLQTLYSLAIEYCDLKDVGRLTNLRKLRLILSSSLQNLEEILKSTGSTLNRIRTLFVDNKFHYRGAKQAVQIVSSCRGIYKLALVGPIAELPKELPNYPNLTKLELCSCGLKEDQMGILEKLPNVTILKLIEIAFLGNTKILVFSKGGFPSLEFLDVFIMGGITEWRVEEGAMPRLCRLEIEYCWGLRTLPDGLRYLTNLRELTVRGMRRELHRRIEEDGDDFYKIQHVPSLVIGEPWDPAPMQ